GGCGGGGACCCGGCGCTGGCCGTCGTCCGGCGCACCCGCGGGACCGTCCGGTGCCCGCACGGCTGGCGTGTCCGGGAAACCGGACTGGCCTGCCTGGACGATCTCGAAGTCGTGTTCCCCGGCGAACCGCCCGAAGCGGTGGCAGTGCGGTTCGCCGAGCGCCACGCCGCGACTCATCACCTGGACCGGAGACTGTTCTTCGCCGTCCAGGCAACAGCACCGGGACTGAACGCCCGGCTGGAAGGCGTCGGCAACTACGTCGACGGTCGCGGTCTCGCGCAGTTCCTCGACCGGCTCGACTTCCGCGGCTGGGAGGGCGAGCAGCGCTGGACCAGCGCCGACCGCGACGTCAGCGTCGCCGCGACCTACCGCCCGGGCGGCCGGATCGAACTGGCGTGGACGATCCGGCCGTGGCGGCAGTCCGTCTTCGGCGAGTGGGAAGCGACCGTGCTGACCTCGATCGAGGCGGGCGCGGAGAAGGACGAACTCGCCGCCCGGCTGCACCATTTCCTTACTGCCGAAGGGTTTCCAGTCGACTACCGCTGAGCGGTCACGGTCGCCACCAGGAACTCCTCCCCCGACGTCCGCAGGCCGTCCGCGCGTCCGGCCAGGTACCGGCCGATCAGGTCGTCCGCGCTGACGTGCCGGACGTCGCGGAACCCGCATTCCCGCGCGAACGCCAGCATCTCGTCCGGCGCGAAGAAGCTGACGAACGGCGTCCCGGCCGCTTCCGCGCCGCGCATCGCCGCTTCCCGGGCGGCGCGGTCCTGTTCGTCCAGGTACTTGTCCGGCAGCTGGAAGGTCATCGCCACCACGGTCCCCGGAGCGAACCCGGAGAGGGCGCGCAGCGTCGCCGCGTTCGCCTCGCGGGTCAGGTACATGCTGACCCCGGCGGATGCCACGACAGCGGGCTCGGACCGATCGAACCCATTGGCTGCCAACCGGTCCGGCCATTGTTCGCCGGACTCGAAGTCGACCGGCACGAACCGGTGCGGGGCGGGCAGGCCGAGTTCGGCCAGCCGCGCCCGCTTCCACTCCTGGACGCCCGGCCGGTCGATTTCGAAGACCCGCACGTCGAGCCCGGCCTCCCGCTGCGCGAACGTGTCCAGCCCGGCGCCCAGCAGAACGTACTGCGACGCCCCGCTTTCGCGTACCAGATCCTCGGCGAACCGGCTGCGCAGCACGATCCCGACGCGGAACCGCCGGGTGAACTCCAGGTCCATGTCCCCGCGGGAGCGCCAGTCCGGGCCGGGGTCGGCCAGCCGGAGCCCGATTTCGTCGGCCAGCGCGTGCGGCGGCGGATCGGCGAGCACGTGCAGCGCGCGCCACAACGCGACGCGTACCGCGGTGTGGTCCGGCTCGCTCACGACGCGGCCCGCAGCACCCACGTCCGGCCGTCCGGGTCGCGCACCGTCATCTCGCGCGTGCCGTAGTGGGTGTCCTCGAACGGGGTGAGCACGTCCAGCCCGGTGTCGACCGACTCCGACGGAACGGCCACCACCAGCGCCGTCTTGGGTTCCTGGCTCTCTGGCACCTCGACCACGAACACCGGCGGGCCGTCCCCGTTGGAGAGCTGGCCGGAACTGTGGTCGGTCTCGAAATCGAGGCTGAACCCCATGCGCTGCAAGAACTTCGCCGTCTTGCCCCAGTTGTGCGTCTCCATCACGAACATCGTGATGCCCTCGCTCATGTCACTCGTCCTCTCGCTCGTCCGGCGAGGCGCCGAGATAGGCCCGCAAGGCCGCGGTGACCAGTGCGGACAGCGATTGCTCGTTCTCGATCGCCCGGTACTTGACCTGCTTGATCAGCTCGACCGGCAGGTACACGTTGAACTGTTTGACCTCTTCTCCGGCCATACTAGAATGCTAGCAATCTAGTATGGCCCGGGCAAGGTCCCGCGACCAGGCGAGATGCGCCGTGAGAGGGTGGAGACATGGCGAAACCCTCCGGACTGCAGATCAGGAACATCATCGCCGCCGTCCTGATGGCTGCCGCGTTCGTGTTCAACCTGGTCACCGGCGGCCCGTGGTGGGTCACCGCGATCGTCGGCGTGGCGTGCATGCTGTCCTGCTTCTCGGCCTACCTGAACCGGCCGAGCGCACGCGGCTAGCCGCCCGGGCAATCCGGCAGGTGCAGACGGGAAACCCTGCGCCGAGTTCAGGTCTCGTCCTCTCGGGAGTCGCCTGCGGTTCAGGCGCCGCTGATTCACTCAGCGCGCTCATGATCGCAAGAGAGGACCATCGGTGCCCGGAAACGAATTCGCCGTCCATCCGGACGAGCTGGACAAGTTCAGCCAGTATCTGGAACAGACGACGGCACCCGCGGTGAAGCAGGCCGCGGCCGACGTGCACGGCTCCAACGGGTTCGACTACGACGCGTTCGGCGTGTTCCTCGCCCAGGTCCTCGCGGTCCCCGCGCGCATCGCGCTCGCCGTCGTCGGCGACAACCTGAACGGCGTGTCCGACAACGTCGCGCACACCTCCGACCTCACCAAGAAGGCCGCGAAGGCGTACCGGGACCAGGATGCCAGCGCGAAGGAAGGCATCGACAAGTTCCTGCCGGAGCTGGAAAAATGACCGACTTCAAGTGGGTCGACACCAGCAACCCGACCGCCGGCACCGGCGTCGCCGACAGCTGGAACGGCTTCGCCGGCGCGATCGACTCCCTCAAGAACGCGCACGGCGCGGACACCGCCGCGGTCGCCGTCGAAATCGGCGTCACCCTGGTCGGCGCGGTCATCGACACGGTCGCCTTCGTCCTCGACCCGATCGGCAAGCTCGCCGCGGCCGGCGTCGGCTGGCTGATCGAGCACATCGGCCCGCTCAAGGAAGCGCTCGACGCGTTCGCCGGCGACCCGACGGCGATCAAGCAGCTCGCCGACAACCTGCACAAGACCGGCGAGACGCTGCGCCAGGCAGGCCAGGACCTGGAAGCCTCGTACAAAGCCCAGATCACCCAGTGGGCGGGCACCACCGCGGACAAGTTCAAGAACGAGATCGACACCCGGATCACCCAGATCAACGACTCCGGCAAGGCGGTGGACACCGCGGGCTACGTCGTCGAGACGACGATGGCGCTGGTCAGCGTGACCCGCTCGCTGGTCCGCGACATCATCTCGACGGTGCTCGGCGACATCATCGCGGTGGCGCTGGTCGCGCTGGCGGCGGCGGTCTGGACGTTCGGCGCGTCGCTGGTCGCCGGCGTGGCGACGATCGTCGGGAAGGTCGCGGTCACCGTCGCGGACGTGATCGCCAAGATCGCCAAGATCGTCGCCCTCGCCGGCCGGACCCTGGGCCGGCTGAAGGACCTGGGGAAGATGTCCAAGCCGCTGCCGAACAAGCCCGGCAGCGACATCGAGATGCACCCTCCCGGCTCGCACCCGACACCGACACCGACGCCGCCGCCCTCGCCTCGGCCGAGTTCGGAAAGCGGCGGCGCGGGAGTCGGCGGCAGCGGTACGCACGCCCCGCCCGGCGAGCACCCGCCAGTCCCGCCGCCCGCAGAGCGTCCGCCGTCCCCGAACGGCGAGCACCCGCCGGGCAGCCAGACCCCGCACGAGGACGGGCCGAACCCCAACCAGCACCTCGACGACTGGAAGACCTGGGACGAGCACTTCAACCCGCCGCCGAAGGAGCCGACCCCGCCGCCGCGGGAACCAACGCCGCCGCCGCACGAACCGACCCCGCCGCCGAACGACCACACGTCCACGTCGTCGACGCCGGATCCTTCGCGGCCCAACACCCCGGACCCGGCCGCGCAGCGCCCGCCGGGCGGCGAAACCCCTCCGGCCAGTACGCCGCCGGCGAAGGTATCACCGCTGGAGCAGTACAAGATCGAGTGGATGAAGCACGACGACTGGCTCAAGAAGAACTACACGGAGAACCAGGCCAAGGCCAAGTTCATGGAGAACTGGCTCAAGAACGACCCGAAGTACAACGAGTACTTCCCGCTGATCAAGGGCATCTCGGACGCGAAGAGCACGAAGAACTGGGTCGGCTGGGTGACCAAGGACGCGATCACGGTGGACAAGGCGATGACCGACATCCACATGCGCGCGGAAGAGGCATGGAACCAGTCGGCCGAGGACTGGCGGAAGAACCACCCGGACCCGGCCCAGGGCGCCTGATCGCGATGAGCGGCCCGGCTAACCGACCCGCTCGGTGCCCCGGCCCGCGCGGTGACCGACCCGCGCGGCTGACCGCCGCGCGGCTGACCGGCGCGCGGTGAGCGGCGCGCGGTGAGCGGCCGCGGCTGACCAGCGCGCGAGTACCCCGGAAGCCGATGCCGTGAAGGGCCCCTTGACGGAATCTGATTCCCTCAAGGAGCCCTTCACGGAACCCGAGTCCCTCAAGGGGCCCTTCACGGAACCCGAGTCCCTCAACGGGCCTTTCTCGGAACCCGAGTCCCTCAAGGGGCCCTTCACGGCTTACCGGGGCTGGCGTAAAGACCTATCCGGCAGTCTCCGCGTAGCGGGCCGTGACGGCCTCCCGGCCACGCTTGCTCAGCTCTCCGAACAGCCTCAGCCGGGCCAGGCCGCCGTCGGGGTAGATGTCCAGGCGGACTTCGGTGACTTCGGGGCCGTCCTCGGCCAGCGCGAACCGGTGGCGCGTGTCCGGCTGCAGGCGGGTCTTCGGCAGCAGCTCGGCCCACTCCCCCTCGTCCAGCCGTCCGCTCACCGACGCCCATCCGGGCGCGTTGCCCTTCAGGTTGCTGGTGTCCAGTTCCACGAACCGCACCAGGCCGGCGCCCGCCAGCCGGACCGTGGCCCAGTCGTTGCCGTCGTCGCGGCGGCGGGCGGTTTCCCAGCCTTCCGCCTGGTGCGCGGCCAATCCCGGCGACAGCATGTTGTTCGGCGACGAGTAGAACATGTTGCTGCACCCGGTCACGATCGCGCCGTTCTCCAGCGCCGCCAGGTCCAGCGAGCGCGGGTCCAGCAGCGCCGGGTCGGGCACCGGGGCGCCATGGACGCGCAACCGGGCCACGCCGCCGTCGGGGTGCTGGGTCAGGCGGACGTGCGTGTACCGGCGCGGGGACGTGACCTTGTAGAAGTTCTCCGAGTCGCCGGTCGCGGGAGCGCGGTCGACCAGGATGTCCCAGTCGGCGTCCCGCAGTTCCGCCGCGCTCGGGTAACCGGGCGCCGAGGTCGCCGCGACCGAGACGAACGGCGGGTAGTTTCCCTTGAAAAACGCGGTGTCCACTACGACCCCGGAGAAGACTCCGGCCAGGCCGAGGCGGACGAGTGCGTGGTCGTCGCCCGGTTCGCGGTGACGGCGGGTCTCCCAGCCGTCGTACACCTGGCCCTTCGGCCCGAACGTCTCGGCGCGGTGCGCCGGGCGCCACGGGTTGACCAGGTTCTCCTTTTCGGCGAACAACTCGTCGCTCGCCCACATCACGGTGCCGCCGAACAGCCGCGAGGCCAGGTCGGGCTGTGCTGTCCACTCCGGACGGTCGGACACGCGCTCCTCCATCTCTTTAGCAGTTTCCCCGGGTCAGCAAGGTCCCCCTCGGCTCGTCGCCGGTCACCGGCTCGCCGCGCAGCCAGGTGCCGCGCACCACCCCGGCCAGCGGACGCTGGTCGTAGGCGCTCACCGGGTTGCGGTGGGCCAGTTTCGCGACGTCCACGACGAAGGCCTCGTCGGGCGCGAAGACCACGAAGTCGGCGTCGAAGCCGACCTCCAGCTTGCCCTTGCGGGTCATCCCCACTTGCGCGGCCGGGCGTTCGGCCATCCAGCGGACGACATCGGCCAGCCCGAACCCGCGCTGGCGGGCCTGCGTCCAGATCGCCGGCAAACCCAGCTGCAGGCTGGAAATCCCGCCCCACGCCAGGCCGAAGTCGCCGGTGTCAAAGCGCTTCAGCTCCGGAGTGCACGGCGAGTGGTCGCTGACGATCGTGTCGATCACACCGTCCGCCAGCCCCTGCCACAGCAATTCCCGGTTCGCTGCCTCGCGAATCGGCGGACAGCACTTGAATTGCGTTGCCCCGTCCCGGATTTCCTCCGCCACGAAGGACAAGTAATGCGGACAGGTCTCCACCGACAGCGCGACCCCCTCGCGACGCGCGCTGGCGATCAGCGGCAAAGCGTCCGAAGAGGACAGATGCAGCACGTGCGCGCGGGCGCCGGTGCGGCGCGCGGCTTCGATGACGTGGGTGATCGCCAGGTTTTCCGCGCCGCGCGGGCGGGAGCCGAGGAAGTCGCGGTACTTCTCGCCGTGCGGGTCGGGTGCCGCGTCGATCGCCTCGGAATCCTCGGCGTGCACGATCATCAGCGCGTCGAAGGACTTGAGCTCGCGCAGCGCCGACTCCAGCCCGGCCGCGTCCAGCGGCGGGAACTCGTCCACGCCGGAGTGCAGCAGGAAGCACTTGAAGCCGAAGACGCCCTCGTCGTGCAGGCCGCGCAGGTCGCTCTCGTTGCCGGGGATCGCACCGCCCCAGAAGCCGACGTCCACGTGCACCCGGCCGCTCGCGGCCTTGCGCTTGACCTCCAGCGCGGCCACGTCGACAGTCGGCGGCAGGCTGTTGAGCGGCATGTCCACTATCGTCGTGACCCCGCCGGCGGCGGCGGCGCGGGTCGCGGTCGCGAAGCCCTCCCATTCGGCCCGGCCGGGGTCGTTGACGTGCACGTGGGTGTCCACCAGCCCGGGCAGCAGGACCTCGTCCTCGACCAGCTCGATCACCCGGTCCGCGGGCAGGTCGGCCATGCCCGGCTCGACCGCGACGATCCGGCCGTCCTGGACGCCGATCGTCGCCGGTCCGAGGCCGGACGGGGTCACCGCGCGAGCGGCGCGCACCACGAGATCCATCGACGGCTGCCCTCCAATTTCACGGTACGGAAAGAGTCTTTCGCTCTCCGAGATTAGACACGTTCTTCCCGGCTCGTCAACGGCGCGCCCACCAGGTTACGGTCACCAAGTGGAGTTGGAAGCCGAGTTCACCAGCGAACCGTTCCGCGGCGAAGGCGCCCCGCCGGACCACGCCGTCCGCGCCCGCGACGCCGCGGACGCGGCCGGACTCGAAACCGACTTCGGCCCGCTCGGCACACTGGCCCGCGGCCCGGCCGAGGACCTGTTCGCCGCACTGCCGGCGATCGCCCGGGCCGCCCTCGAAGGCGGGGCCACCCGGGTAACGCTGCAACTGCGCCGGACCGACGATTCCGAAGCCGTTCCCGGGGTCGAACTCAACAGCGCGCTGGCCCGATTGATCGCCGACGTGGAACGCGAACTCGGCGCGAAACTGAGCGAACTCGACCGGCCGGCGAAGCAGCGCGCGGTACGCCTGCTGCGCGAGCGAGGGGCCTTCAACCTGCGGAAATCGGTCTCGGCGGTGGCCGAAGAGCTGGGCGTCACCCGGTTCACGGTCTACAACTACCTGAACCGCGAAGCGGACTGAAGATCGATTCAACAAAGTGTTGACGGACGCTCGGGCCGGCCGTACCGTCAGCGGAACACCACCTCCCCGGAGGAGATTCCGTTGCCGCTCGCACTCGCCGAGTTCAACTCCGCGTCCGCCGAAGAAGTCCGGCCCGTTCTCAGCGCCTGCCTGGCCGTTCCGCGCTGGGTCGACGCCCTGCTCGCCGCCCGCCCGTACGCCGATTTCGCCGCGCTGAGCACCACTGCGGACCAGGTGACTCCGTTGCGGCGCAACGAGATTCGCGCCGCGATCGCCGCGCACCCGCGCATCGGCGAACAGCCGGCAAGCAAGGGCAGCGACGCCGACTGGTCGCGTTCCGAGCAATCCGGTGTGGACAATCCGGACGAATTCGCCGCCGCGAACGCCGCTTACGAAGAACGGTTCGGCCACGTGTTCCTGGTGTGCGCCAGCGGGCGCAGCGGCGAGGAACTGCTCGCGAACCTGCGGTCCCGGCTGGGCAACGACCCGGAAACCGAACTCGACGTCGCCGGCGCGGAGCTGGCGAAGATCGCGCGACTGCGCCTGGCGAAAGCGATTACGGCATGAGCCTCGTGACCACCCACGTCCTCGACACCGCGACCGGCAAGCCCGCCGCCGGGATCGCGGTGCGCTTCGAGCGCCAGGACGGGACGCCGGTCGCGCAAGGCGTCACCGACGACGACGGCCGCATCCGCGACCTCGGACCGGACACGCTCGACCCCGGCGGGTACCGGTTGATCTTCGACACCGGGAGCTACCTCGGACCGGAGGCATTCTTCCCGGACGTCACAATCACCTTCCGGATCGCCGACGGCACCTCGCACCACCACGTGCCGGTGCTGCTGAGCCCGTTCGCCTATTCCACCTATCGCGGGAGCTGACATGGGAATCTCCTTGGGCCCCAACCAGTACGGCAAAGCCGAGGTCCGCCTCGTCACGGTCCGCCGGGAGGGAACCGTGCACCACCTGCGCGACCTCACCGTGTCCTCCGCGCTGCGCGGCGACCTGACGGCCACCCACCTGACCGGCGACAACACCGCCGTACTCGCCACCGACACGCAGAAGAACACGATGTACGCGTTCGCCAAGCAGCAGGACGTCGGCGAGATCGAGGACTTCGCGATCCGGCTCGGCCGGCACTTCGTCGACACCCAGGAAAAGATCACCGGCGCGCGCCTGACCATCGAAGAGCAGGGCTGGGACCGGATCGCGGTCGAGGGCACCCCGCACGACCACGCGTTCAGCCGCGCCGGCGGCGCCGAACGCCGCACCACCACCGTCACCGTGCAGGACGGCCGTGCCTGGGTGGTGTCCGGAGTGGACGGCCTGGTCGTGCTCAAGTCCACCGGGTCGGAATTCCACGGTTTTCCGAAGGACGAATACACCACCCTCGCCGAAACCGACGACCGCATTCTCGCCACCGCCGTCACCGCGCGCTGGCGCTACGAAGGATCCACCGGGATCGACTGGGCCAAGAGCCATCGGGAGATCCGGCAGACGCTGCTGCAGACGTTTGCCGCCAAGCACAGCCTCTCGCTGCAGCAAACCCTGTACGCGATGGGCGAAGCCGTGCTGCACTCGCGGCCGGAGGTAGCCGAAATCCGGTTCTCCTTGCCCAACAAGCACCATTTCCTCGTCGATCTAAGCCCCTTCGGCCTCGAGAACGCAGGCGAGGTGTTCTACGCCGCCGACCGCCCGTACGGCCTCATCGAAGGCTCGGTGGTCCGCGACGAAGCCGAAGAGCCCGGCCCGGCCTGGACCGACGCCGTGCTCTAGCCCCGAGTCCCCTCCGGGAGAGCGCATGTCAGCTTCGCAGGAACGACCATCTCGGCACCCCGTGGACGCGGCGCCTCCGCTGCCGCAACTGATCCTCGGAGGAATCCAGCACGTCGCGGCCATGTACGCCGGAGTGGTGGCCCCACCGCTCGTCATCGGCGCGGCTGTCGGCCTGTCCCCCGGCCAGCTCGCGCTGCTGATCAGCGCGGCGTTGTTCACCGCGGGGCTGGCCACCCTGCTGCAGACTCTCGGATGCTGGCGTTTCGGCGCCCGGCTGCCGCTGGTCAACGGCGTGACTTTCGCCGCGGTAGCACCGATTCTGTCCATCGCGGAGCAGCACCGCGGCGCCAATCCGCTCGGCGTGGTGTACGGCGCCACGCTCGCCGGCGGCGTGTTCGTCGTGTTCGCCGCTCCGTTCTTCTCCAAACTGACGCGGTTCTTCCCGCCGGTCGTGACGGGGACGGTCATCACCCTCATCGGGATCTCGCTGCTGCCGGTCGCGGTGCAGTGGATCGCCGCACAGCAGAAGGCCGCCAAGCCCACCGGCCTGGTGCTGGCCGGGATCACGCTGGTCGCGGTCTTGCTCTTCACCCGGTTCCTGACCGGGTTCTGGAGCCGGGTCGCGCTCCTGCTCGGCCTGGTCGCGGGCACCGTCGTCGCCTGGCCGCTCGGGCAGGTCGACACGTCCACCCTGAAACAAGCCCCGGTCTTCGGCATTGTTTCGCCGTTCCACTTCGGCGCGCCGGCCTTCGATATCGCCGCGATCGTCTCGATGCTGATCGTGATGCTCGTGGTGATGGCGGAAAGCACCGCGGACCTGCTCGCGCTCGGCGAGATCGTGGGCCGTCCGACCGACAGCCGCGTGCTGGCCGACGGCCTGCGCGCGGACGGGCTGTCCACCGCGGTAGGCACCGTCTTCGGCGGGTTCGCCTGCACGGCGTTCGCGCAGAACATCGGGCTGGTGTCGCTCACCCGGATGTTCAGCCGGTACGTGGTCGCCGCCAGCGGCGTGGTGCTCGTGCTGCTGGGCGTGTTCCCGGTGACCGGCGGGATCATCGCGCTGGTGCCGCAGCCGGTGCTCGGCGGGGCCGGGCTGGTGCTGTTCGGCAGCGTCGCGGTGAGCGGCGTCCGGACGCTCGCGAAGGCGTCGTTCGAGCATCCGGTCAACGTCGCGATCGTCGCCGCGTCGCTGGGCGTCGGGCTGATCCCGATCGCCATGCCGGGGTTCTACTCCGGGTTCCCGGCGGCGCTGCAGGTCGTGCTGAACTCCGGGATCAGCGCCGGCTGCGTCACCGCGGTGGTGCTGAACCTGGTGCTCCGGCCGCGCTTGATAGAACGCTCTACTGTGCAGGAGTTATCCTCGGTGCCGTGACAGGCACCAAGGACCGCATCCTCGCCGCAGGGGCGGAGTTGTTCCGCCAGGGCGGGTACGCCGGCACCGGCGTGAAGCAGATCGTCGAAAAGGCGGGCGCGCCCTTCGGGTCGCTGTACCACTTCTTCCCCGGCGGCAAAGTCCAGCTGGGCGAAGAAGTGGTACGGACCTCGGGAATGCAGTACGCGCAGCTGTTCGAGGTCTTCATCGCGCCGGCACCGGACCTGCTCACCGGCCTCGAAACGTTCTTCGGGGCCGCGGTCACCACCTTGCTGGAGACGGATTACGTCGAGGGCTGCCCGATCGCGACCGTCGCGCTCGAAGTGGCGACCACGAACGAACCCCTGCGCCAGGCCACCGCGGACGTGTTCACGGCCTGGACCGAGGCGGGCACCCGCGGCTTCGCGCCGTTCGGGCTGCCCGCCGAGCAGGGCCGCACCCTGACACTGGCTCTGGTCACCAGCCTGGAAGGGGCTTTTGTCCTGTCCCGTTCCCTTCGGTCGACCGAACCGATGGCGGTGGCGGGCGCGGCAGTGGTGGACGTCGCGCGGCGATTGCTGAGCGAACTCGGCCACGACGGGAAAAGGCAACCCGCCGGAGGCTAAGCGCTTGCCTCAGGCGGTGCGCGCCGAACGGTCCTCTTGCCTGTCCGTGA
This sequence is a window from Amycolatopsis benzoatilytica AK 16/65. Protein-coding genes within it:
- the alc gene encoding allantoicase, which translates into the protein MEERVSDRPEWTAQPDLASRLFGGTVMWASDELFAEKENLVNPWRPAHRAETFGPKGQVYDGWETRRHREPGDDHALVRLGLAGVFSGVVVDTAFFKGNYPPFVSVAATSAPGYPSAAELRDADWDILVDRAPATGDSENFYKVTSPRRYTHVRLTQHPDGGVARLRVHGAPVPDPALLDPRSLDLAALENGAIVTGCSNMFYSSPNNMLSPGLAAHQAEGWETARRRDDGNDWATVRLAGAGLVRFVELDTSNLKGNAPGWASVSGRLDEGEWAELLPKTRLQPDTRHRFALAEDGPEVTEVRLDIYPDGGLARLRLFGELSKRGREAVTARYAETAG
- the uraD gene encoding 2-oxo-4-hydroxy-4-carboxy-5-ureidoimidazoline decarboxylase, which produces MPLALAEFNSASAEEVRPVLSACLAVPRWVDALLAARPYADFAALSTTADQVTPLRRNEIRAAIAAHPRIGEQPASKGSDADWSRSEQSGVDNPDEFAAANAAYEERFGHVFLVCASGRSGEELLANLRSRLGNDPETELDVAGAELAKIARLRLAKAITA
- a CDS encoding ribbon-helix-helix protein, CopG family, with the translated sequence MAGEEVKQFNVYLPVELIKQVKYRAIENEQSLSALVTAALRAYLGASPDEREDE
- the pucL gene encoding factor-independent urate hydroxylase codes for the protein MGISLGPNQYGKAEVRLVTVRREGTVHHLRDLTVSSALRGDLTATHLTGDNTAVLATDTQKNTMYAFAKQQDVGEIEDFAIRLGRHFVDTQEKITGARLTIEEQGWDRIAVEGTPHDHAFSRAGGAERRTTTVTVQDGRAWVVSGVDGLVVLKSTGSEFHGFPKDEYTTLAETDDRILATAVTARWRYEGSTGIDWAKSHREIRQTLLQTFAAKHSLSLQQTLYAMGEAVLHSRPEVAEIRFSLPNKHHFLVDLSPFGLENAGEVFYAADRPYGLIEGSVVRDEAEEPGPAWTDAVL
- the allB gene encoding allantoinase AllB — its product is MDLVVRAARAVTPSGLGPATIGVQDGRIVAVEPGMADLPADRVIELVEDEVLLPGLVDTHVHVNDPGRAEWEGFATATRAAAAGGVTTIVDMPLNSLPPTVDVAALEVKRKAASGRVHVDVGFWGGAIPGNESDLRGLHDEGVFGFKCFLLHSGVDEFPPLDAAGLESALRELKSFDALMIVHAEDSEAIDAAPDPHGEKYRDFLGSRPRGAENLAITHVIEAARRTGARAHVLHLSSSDALPLIASARREGVALSVETCPHYLSFVAEEIRDGATQFKCCPPIREAANRELLWQGLADGVIDTIVSDHSPCTPELKRFDTGDFGLAWGGISSLQLGLPAIWTQARQRGFGLADVVRWMAERPAAQVGMTRKGKLEVGFDADFVVFAPDEAFVVDVAKLAHRNPVSAYDQRPLAGVVRGTWLRGEPVTGDEPRGTLLTRGNC
- the uraH gene encoding hydroxyisourate hydrolase; the encoded protein is MSLVTTHVLDTATGKPAAGIAVRFERQDGTPVAQGVTDDDGRIRDLGPDTLDPGGYRLIFDTGSYLGPEAFFPDVTITFRIADGTSHHHVPVLLSPFAYSTYRGS
- a CDS encoding DUF6228 family protein translates to MLRVAETADVAAVRQFGEVHIRSHYTPLIGAEAAERQVRRWWNETELAAAAAAGRVVVAEDGGEVAGVGQIGADCVVGELYLEPLHRGQGLGPKLLGTLAARVPDGGLRVEHFAADQRAGAFYEREGFAVERIEAGLGGDPALAVVRRTRGTVRCPHGWRVRETGLACLDDLEVVFPGEPPEAVAVRFAERHAATHHLDRRLFFAVQATAPGLNARLEGVGNYVDGRGLAQFLDRLDFRGWEGEQRWTSADRDVSVAATYRPGGRIELAWTIRPWRQSVFGEWEATVLTSIEAGAEKDELAARLHHFLTAEGFPVDYR
- a CDS encoding class I SAM-dependent methyltransferase, with product MSEPDHTAVRVALWRALHVLADPPPHALADEIGLRLADPGPDWRSRGDMDLEFTRRFRVGIVLRSRFAEDLVRESGASQYVLLGAGLDTFAQREAGLDVRVFEIDRPGVQEWKRARLAELGLPAPHRFVPVDFESGEQWPDRLAANGFDRSEPAVVASAGVSMYLTREANAATLRALSGFAPGTVVAMTFQLPDKYLDEQDRAAREAAMRGAEAAGTPFVSFFAPDEMLAFARECGFRDVRHVSADDLIGRYLAGRADGLRTSGEEFLVATVTAQR
- a CDS encoding helix-turn-helix domain-containing protein, translated to MELEAEFTSEPFRGEGAPPDHAVRARDAADAAGLETDFGPLGTLARGPAEDLFAALPAIARAALEGGATRVTLQLRRTDDSEAVPGVELNSALARLIADVERELGAKLSELDRPAKQRAVRLLRERGAFNLRKSVSAVAEELGVTRFTVYNYLNREAD
- a CDS encoding glyoxalase, giving the protein MSEGITMFVMETHNWGKTAKFLQRMGFSLDFETDHSSGQLSNGDGPPVFVVEVPESQEPKTALVVAVPSESVDTGLDVLTPFEDTHYGTREMTVRDPDGRTWVLRAAS
- a CDS encoding TetR/AcrR family transcriptional regulator, producing the protein MTGTKDRILAAGAELFRQGGYAGTGVKQIVEKAGAPFGSLYHFFPGGKVQLGEEVVRTSGMQYAQLFEVFIAPAPDLLTGLETFFGAAVTTLLETDYVEGCPIATVALEVATTNEPLRQATADVFTAWTEAGTRGFAPFGLPAEQGRTLTLALVTSLEGAFVLSRSLRSTEPMAVAGAAVVDVARRLLSELGHDGKRQPAGG
- a CDS encoding nucleobase:cation symporter-2 family protein, which translates into the protein MSASQERPSRHPVDAAPPLPQLILGGIQHVAAMYAGVVAPPLVIGAAVGLSPGQLALLISAALFTAGLATLLQTLGCWRFGARLPLVNGVTFAAVAPILSIAEQHRGANPLGVVYGATLAGGVFVVFAAPFFSKLTRFFPPVVTGTVITLIGISLLPVAVQWIAAQQKAAKPTGLVLAGITLVAVLLFTRFLTGFWSRVALLLGLVAGTVVAWPLGQVDTSTLKQAPVFGIVSPFHFGAPAFDIAAIVSMLIVMLVVMAESTADLLALGEIVGRPTDSRVLADGLRADGLSTAVGTVFGGFACTAFAQNIGLVSLTRMFSRYVVAASGVVLVLLGVFPVTGGIIALVPQPVLGGAGLVLFGSVAVSGVRTLAKASFEHPVNVAIVAASLGVGLIPIAMPGFYSGFPAALQVVLNSGISAGCVTAVVLNLVLRPRLIERSTVQELSSVP
- a CDS encoding WXG100 family type VII secretion target gives rise to the protein MTDFKWVDTSNPTAGTGVADSWNGFAGAIDSLKNAHGADTAAVAVEIGVTLVGAVIDTVAFVLDPIGKLAAAGVGWLIEHIGPLKEALDAFAGDPTAIKQLADNLHKTGETLRQAGQDLEASYKAQITQWAGTTADKFKNEIDTRITQINDSGKAVDTAGYVVETTMALVSVTRSLVRDIISTVLGDIIAVALVALAAAVWTFGASLVAGVATIVGKVAVTVADVIAKIAKIVALAGRTLGRLKDLGKMSKPLPNKPGSDIEMHPPGSHPTPTPTPPPSPRPSSESGGAGVGGSGTHAPPGEHPPVPPPAERPPSPNGEHPPGSQTPHEDGPNPNQHLDDWKTWDEHFNPPPKEPTPPPREPTPPPHEPTPPPNDHTSTSSTPDPSRPNTPDPAAQRPPGGETPPASTPPAKVSPLEQYKIEWMKHDDWLKKNYTENQAKAKFMENWLKNDPKYNEYFPLIKGISDAKSTKNWVGWVTKDAITVDKAMTDIHMRAEEAWNQSAEDWRKNHPDPAQGA